The following are encoded together in the Actinoplanes sp. N902-109 genome:
- a CDS encoding glutaredoxin domain-containing protein, whose protein sequence is MHRRWLLSAVCLALGVVVAVTSGWPVAVVVMLLAVLASPLVFPRSLPAAEAQRRSAQDGRGIVYWRPGCPFCLRLRLVLGLRGRRLHWVDIWKDPAGAAAVRAVADGNETVPTVFLNGSAHVNPDPAWLRTAVRA, encoded by the coding sequence ATGCATCGTCGCTGGTTGCTCTCCGCCGTCTGCCTGGCCCTGGGTGTTGTCGTCGCCGTCACATCGGGCTGGCCGGTCGCGGTGGTCGTCATGCTCCTCGCCGTGCTGGCGTCGCCGCTGGTCTTCCCCCGTTCCCTGCCCGCCGCCGAGGCCCAGCGGCGCAGCGCGCAGGACGGCAGAGGCATCGTCTACTGGCGGCCCGGCTGCCCGTTCTGCCTGCGGCTGCGGCTCGTCCTCGGGCTGCGCGGCCGGCGCCTGCACTGGGTCGACATCTGGAAGGACCCGGCCGGCGCGGCTGCGGTCCGTGCGGTCGCCGACGGCAACGAGACCGTCCCGACCGTCTTCCTGAACGGCTCGGCGCACGTGAACCCGGACCCCGCCTGGCTGCGCACCGCCGTCCGGGCGTGA
- a CDS encoding tRNA adenosine deaminase-associated protein: MSTFAAAVARGKNGWTASELELTGAADIDEVVDRLRDAEPDAELSLLFVEADDQYLVVLRLDEGEDLRVFGSDSAFADESRLGALLLADVETPALELDDLGSSDDDEERPAADPDADPVGDMEILNDLGISAHRLLTLCGLEGMLPSDVTAEICQKLGCGDELEELREA; this comes from the coding sequence GTGTCGACTTTCGCTGCCGCCGTCGCTCGGGGCAAGAACGGCTGGACGGCGTCCGAGCTGGAGCTCACCGGGGCCGCCGACATCGACGAGGTCGTCGACCGGCTGCGCGATGCCGAGCCCGACGCCGAGCTGTCGCTGCTGTTCGTCGAGGCCGACGATCAGTACCTGGTGGTCCTGCGCCTGGACGAGGGTGAGGACCTGCGGGTGTTCGGGTCAGACTCGGCGTTCGCCGACGAGTCGCGGCTCGGTGCCCTGCTGCTGGCCGACGTGGAGACGCCGGCGCTGGAGCTGGACGACCTGGGGTCGTCCGACGACGACGAGGAACGACCCGCCGCCGACCCGGACGCCGATCCGGTCGGCGACATGGAGATCCTCAACGACCTGGGCATCAGCGCACACCGGCTGCTGACGCTCTGCGGGCTCGAGGGCATGCTCCCCTCGGACGTGACCGCGGAGATCTGCCAGAAGCTCGGCTGCGGCGACGAACTCGAAGAGCTGCGCGAGGCGTGA